The Bradysia coprophila strain Holo2 chromosome IV unlocalized genomic scaffold, BU_Bcop_v1 contig_84, whole genome shotgun sequence genome window below encodes:
- the LOC119072968 gene encoding uncharacterized protein LOC119072968: protein MEAVHKNSINSTIDSQVSNLSTARLLIDYIKSLVEDDMKSTLEAFKLIESEIDVELKSTVSTIPKKTFVGNRISRTRSCTSSPQPKKTDKRNSLQPNFRVPSAASSKRSVRKSLLAKPVLDSHFESDNTIDANSNYDSYDSPHSPQAKLRPDDEEFEYFPEATSTPVKRPFSSPSIDENRSVPSCEQSESTITNPYSYQNDGQPYSDNSKLLTVEAMYQDLKADLNRIFQRFAQESSESNSQIKTTNSNKYNDASGSLFCDQTSQTSLDTSRRSTAANNRYVRGIVLPQLLAFGDNWNNNLGKGNGKGLTIISEPFSQPDRDIVDEVNKKMNERSNRHNLWSNGFENGAEEKGKMNHSDDGNKITEAGKPLHENSNGTRNSITTNQKPTDSEGEYVKSVDLKVLPESGGNNTNNYVTLTDIEESIPETMRDEGLTSICSESSATNNISSSLIATPKTMNDSPNDCTDLDEIALLISLASPSKRVVIKKVMPGVAVKGYNRNCDEKLIFSGDKVTHVKTDRKVICRKYDPK from the exons ATGGAAGCagttcacaaaaattcaataaattcgaCGATCGACAGCCAAGTTTCCAATCT GTCAACCGCAAGGCTCTTGATTGACTATATCAAAAGTCTTGTTGAGGATGATATGAAATCAACCTTAGAAGCATTTAAATTGATCGAAAGCGAAATTGATGTCGAACTGAAGTCGACGGTTTCAACAATTCCAAAGAAAACTTTTGTCGGCAATAGAATATCAAGAACCAGATCATGTACGAGCAGTCCTCAGCCCAAGAAGACCgacaaaagaaattctttgCAGCCAAATTTCCGAGTTCCTTCGGCCGCATCTTCAAAGCGTAGTGTGAGAAAGTCGTTGCTTGCCAAACCTGTACTGGATAGTCATTTCGAAAGTGATAATACAATCGACGCAAATTCTAATTACGACAGTTACGATTCTCCCCATTCACCACAAGCAAAATTACGTCCAGATGACGAAGAATTCGAATACTTTCCTGAAGCTACTTCAACGCCAGTTAAACGCCCATTTTCGTCCCCAtcaattgatgaaaatcgatCAGTTCCATCGTGTGAACAATCCGAGAGCACAATCACAAATCCATACAGTTATCAGAATGACGGCCAACCGTACAGCGATAACTCGAAACTCTTAACGGTTGAGGCTATGTATCAGGATTTGAAAGCAGatttgaatcgaatttttCAACGATTTGCTCAAGAGTCCAGCGAAtcaaattcacaaattaaGACAACCAACAGCAACAAATATAATGACGCATCTGGGTCATTGTTTTGTG ATCAAACCTCTCAGACATCGCTTGATACATCACGTCGATCAACAGCAGCAAACAACAGGTACGTAAGAGGAATCGTTCTGCCTCAATTGCTTGCATTCGGAGACAATTGGAATAATAATCTAGGGAAAGGGAACGGAAAAGGTTTGACAATTATTAGTGAGCCATTTTCGCAGCCCGACAGAGACATTGTGGATgaggtaaacaaaaaaatgaacgagAGGTCGAACAGACATAATTTATGGAGCAACGGATTTGAAAATGGAGCCGAAGAAAAGGGAAAGATGAATCATTCGGATGATGGCAATAAAATCACAGAAGCAGGAAAACCACTCCATGAAAATTCTAATGGAACGCGAAACTCTATTACGACAAACCAGAAGCCAACCGATTCGGAGGGCGAATATGTGAAATCAGTCGATTTGAAGGTTTTGCCTGAAAGCGGCGGTAACAACACCAATAACTATGTCACCCTAACCGATATTGAAGAGTCTATACCAGAAACTATGCGCGACGAGGGATTGACTTCGATTTGTTCCGAGTCAAGTGCCACAAATAATATTTCGAGTTCGTTGATCGCCACACCGAAAACCATGAACGATTCGCCAAACGATTGTACCGATCTCGATGAAATTGCACTGCTGATCAGTCTAGCATCGCCCAGCAAAAGAGTTGTAATTAAAAAGGTTATGCCCGGTGTAGCGGTCAAAGGATACAATAGAAATTGCGATGAGAAGCTGATTTTCTCGGGTGATAAAGTTACACACGTGAAAACGGATCGGAAAGTTATCTGCCGAAAATACGATCCGAAGTAG